One part of the Arabidopsis thaliana chromosome 1 sequence genome encodes these proteins:
- a CDS encoding RNA 3'-terminal phosphate cyclase/enolpyruvate transferase, alpha/beta (RNA 3'-terminal phosphate cyclase/enolpyruvate transferase, alpha/beta; FUNCTIONS IN: 3-phosphoshikimate 1-carboxyvinyltransferase activity, catalytic activity, transferase activity, transferring alkyl or aryl (other than methyl) groups; INVOLVED IN: glyphosate metabolic process, aromatic amino acid family biosynthetic process; LOCATED IN: chloroplast; CONTAINS InterPro DOMAIN/s: 3-phosphoshikimate 1-carboxyvinyltransferase, core (InterPro:IPR001986), 3-phosphoshikimate 1-carboxyvinyltransferase, subgroup (InterPro:IPR006264), RNA 3'-terminal phosphate cyclase/enolpyruvate transferase, alpha/beta (InterPro:IPR013792); BEST Arabidopsis thaliana protein match is: RNA 3'-terminal phosphate cyclase/enolpyruvate transferase, alpha/beta (TAIR:AT2G45300.1); Has 13571 Blast hits to 13566 proteins in 2755 species: Archae - 215; Bacteria - 9443; Metazoa - 6; Fungi - 149; Plants - 219; Viruses - 0; Other Eukaryotes - 3539 (source: NCBI BLink).), translated as MASSLTSKSILGCTKPASSSFLPSELRRLSSPAVQISLHSQTRKNFRQSWGLKKSDLMLNGSEIRPVKVRASVSTAEKASEIVLQPIREISGLIKLPGSKSLSNRILLLAALSEGTTVVDNLLNSDDINYMLDALKILGLNVETHSENNRAVVEGCGGVFPASIDSKSDIELYLGNAGTAMRPLTAAVTAAGGNASYVLDGVPRMRERPIGDLVVGLKQLGADVECTLGTNCPPVRVNANGGLPGGKVKLSGSISSQYLTALLMAAPLALGDVEIEIVDKLISVPYVEMTLKLMERFGVSAEHSESWDRFFVKGGQKYKSPGNAYVEGDASSASYFLAGAAITGETVTVEGCGTTSLQGDVKFAEVLEKMGCKVSWTENSVTVTGPSRDAFGMRHLRAIDVNMNKMPDVAMTLAVVALFADGPTTIRDVASWRVKETERMIAICTELRKLGATVEEGSDYCVITPPKKVKPAEIDTYDDHRMAMAFSLAACADVPITINDPGCTRKTFPDYFQVLERITKH; from the exons ATGGCGTCTTCTCTCACTTCCAAATCCATTCTCGGATGCACCAAAcccgcttcttcttcttttcttccgtCGGAGCTCCGTCGTCTCTCTTCTCCCGCCGTTCAGATATCTCTCCATTCACAAACCAGGAAGAACTTCC GGCAGTCGTGGggattgaagaagagtgatCTGATGCTAAATGGTTCTGAGATTCGTCCTGTGAAGGTTAGGGCTTCTGTTTCCACGGCGGAGAAAGCTTCGGAGATTGTGCTTCAACCCATTAGAGAAATCTCGGGTCTCATTAAGCTTCCTGGCTCCAAGTCTCTCTCTAATCGAATTCTGCTTCTCGCTGCTCTATCTGag GGAACTACTGTAGTGGACAACTTGTTGAACAGTGATGACATCAATTACATGCTTGATGCGTTGAAGATATTGGGACTTAATGTGGAAACTCACAGTGAAAACAATCGTGCTGTAGTTGAAGGATGTGGCGGGGTATTTCCAGCTTCCATTGATTCCAAGAGTGATATCGAACTTTACCTCGGCAATGCAGGAACAGCAATGCGTCCACTTACCGCCGCAGTTACTGCTGCAGGTGGCAACGCAAG TTATGTCCTTGATGGGGTGCCTCGGATGAGAGAGAGACCTATAGGGGATTTGGTTGTTGGTCTTAAGCAGCTTGGTGCTGATGTTGAATGTACTCTTGGCACTAACTGCCCTCCTGTTCGTGTCAACGCTAATGGTGGCCTTCCTGGTGGAAAG GTGAAGCTTTCTGGATCTATTAGTAGTCAGTACTTGACCGCTCTGCTCATGGCAGCTCCCTTAGCTCTTGGAGACGTCGAAATTGAAATTGTCGATAAATTGATTTCTGTTCCGTATGTTGAAATGACATTGAAGTTGATGGAACGTTTTGGGGTAAGTGCTGAGCATAGTGAAAGCTGGGATCGTTTCTTTGTTAAGGGTGGGCAAAAATACAA GTCGCCGGGTAATGCTTACGTAGAAGGTGATGCTTCTAGTGCTAGTTATTTCCTGGCTGGTGCTGCCATTACCGGTGAAACTGTCACTGTTGAAGGTTGTGGAACGACCAGTTTGCAG GGAGATGTGAAATTTGCCGAGGTTCTTGAGAAAATGGGATGTAAAGTGTCCTGGACAGAGAACAGTGTGACTGTGACAGGGCCGTCTAGAGATGCTTTTGGAATGAGACACTTGCGGGCTATTGATGTCAACATGAACAAAATGCCTGATGTAGCAATGACTCTTGCCGTCGTTGCTCTCTTTGCCGATGGTCCAACCACCATTAGAGATG TGGCTAGCTGGAGAGTAAAGGAGACGGAAAGGATGATTGCCATTTGCACAGAGCTTAGAAAA CTGGGAGCTACAGTGGAAGAAGGTTCAGATTATTGTGTGATTACTCCGCCGAAAAAGGTGAAACCGGCAGAGATTGATACATATGATGATCATAGAATGGCAATGGCATTCTCTCTTGCAGCTTGTGCTGATGTTCCAATCACCATCAATGACCCCGGTTGCACCAGGAAAACCTTCCCCGACTACTTCCAAGTCCTTGAAAGAATCACAAAgcattaa
- a CDS encoding RNA 3'-terminal phosphate cyclase/enolpyruvate transferase, alpha/beta (RNA 3'-terminal phosphate cyclase/enolpyruvate transferase, alpha/beta; FUNCTIONS IN: 3-phosphoshikimate 1-carboxyvinyltransferase activity, transferase activity, transferring alkyl or aryl (other than methyl) groups, catalytic activity; INVOLVED IN: glyphosate metabolic process, aromatic amino acid family biosynthetic process; LOCATED IN: chloroplast; CONTAINS InterPro DOMAIN/s: 3-phosphoshikimate 1-carboxyvinyltransferase, core (InterPro:IPR001986), 3-phosphoshikimate 1-carboxyvinyltransferase, subgroup (InterPro:IPR006264), 3-phosphoshikimate 1-carboxyvinyltransferase (InterPro:IPR016228), RNA 3'-terminal phosphate cyclase/enolpyruvate transferase, alpha/beta (InterPro:IPR013792); BEST Arabidopsis thaliana protein match is: RNA 3'-terminal phosphate cyclase/enolpyruvate transferase, alpha/beta (TAIR:AT2G45300.1); Has 35333 Blast hits to 34131 proteins in 2444 species: Archae - 798; Bacteria - 22429; Metazoa - 974; Fungi - 991; Plants - 531; Viruses - 0; Other Eukaryotes - 9610 (source: NCBI BLink).), with the protein MLNGSEIRPVKVRASVSTAEKASEIVLQPIREISGLIKLPGSKSLSNRILLLAALSEGTTVVDNLLNSDDINYMLDALKILGLNVETHSENNRAVVEGCGGVFPASIDSKSDIELYLGNAGTAMRPLTAAVTAAGGNASYVLDGVPRMRERPIGDLVVGLKQLGADVECTLGTNCPPVRVNANGGLPGGKVKLSGSISSQYLTALLMAAPLALGDVEIEIVDKLISVPYVEMTLKLMERFGVSAEHSESWDRFFVKGGQKYKSPGNAYVEGDASSASYFLAGAAITGETVTVEGCGTTSLQGDVKFAEVLEKMGCKVSWTENSVTVTGPSRDAFGMRHLRAIDVNMNKMPDVAMTLAVVALFADGPTTIRDVASWRVKETERMIAICTELRKVKFFFSLSLSVYSAHSKKFCGICVQLGATVEEGSDYCVITPPKKVKPAEIDTYDDHRMAMAFSLAACADVPITINDPGCTRKTFPDYFQVLERITKH; encoded by the exons ATGCTAAATGGTTCTGAGATTCGTCCTGTGAAGGTTAGGGCTTCTGTTTCCACGGCGGAGAAAGCTTCGGAGATTGTGCTTCAACCCATTAGAGAAATCTCGGGTCTCATTAAGCTTCCTGGCTCCAAGTCTCTCTCTAATCGAATTCTGCTTCTCGCTGCTCTATCTGag GGAACTACTGTAGTGGACAACTTGTTGAACAGTGATGACATCAATTACATGCTTGATGCGTTGAAGATATTGGGACTTAATGTGGAAACTCACAGTGAAAACAATCGTGCTGTAGTTGAAGGATGTGGCGGGGTATTTCCAGCTTCCATTGATTCCAAGAGTGATATCGAACTTTACCTCGGCAATGCAGGAACAGCAATGCGTCCACTTACCGCCGCAGTTACTGCTGCAGGTGGCAACGCAAG TTATGTCCTTGATGGGGTGCCTCGGATGAGAGAGAGACCTATAGGGGATTTGGTTGTTGGTCTTAAGCAGCTTGGTGCTGATGTTGAATGTACTCTTGGCACTAACTGCCCTCCTGTTCGTGTCAACGCTAATGGTGGCCTTCCTGGTGGAAAG GTGAAGCTTTCTGGATCTATTAGTAGTCAGTACTTGACCGCTCTGCTCATGGCAGCTCCCTTAGCTCTTGGAGACGTCGAAATTGAAATTGTCGATAAATTGATTTCTGTTCCGTATGTTGAAATGACATTGAAGTTGATGGAACGTTTTGGGGTAAGTGCTGAGCATAGTGAAAGCTGGGATCGTTTCTTTGTTAAGGGTGGGCAAAAATACAA GTCGCCGGGTAATGCTTACGTAGAAGGTGATGCTTCTAGTGCTAGTTATTTCCTGGCTGGTGCTGCCATTACCGGTGAAACTGTCACTGTTGAAGGTTGTGGAACGACCAGTTTGCAG GGAGATGTGAAATTTGCCGAGGTTCTTGAGAAAATGGGATGTAAAGTGTCCTGGACAGAGAACAGTGTGACTGTGACAGGGCCGTCTAGAGATGCTTTTGGAATGAGACACTTGCGGGCTATTGATGTCAACATGAACAAAATGCCTGATGTAGCAATGACTCTTGCCGTCGTTGCTCTCTTTGCCGATGGTCCAACCACCATTAGAGATG TGGCTAGCTGGAGAGTAAAGGAGACGGAAAGGATGATTGCCATTTGCACAGAGCTTAGAAAAgtaaaattcttcttctctctctctctttctgtttACAGTGCTCATTCTAAGAAATTTTGCGGTATTTGTGTCCAGCTGGGAGCTACAGTGGAAGAAGGTTCAGATTATTGTGTGATTACTCCGCCGAAAAAGGTGAAACCGGCAGAGATTGATACATATGATGATCATAGAATGGCAATGGCATTCTCTCTTGCAGCTTGTGCTGATGTTCCAATCACCATCAATGACCCCGGTTGCACCAGGAAAACCTTCCCCGACTACTTCCAAGTCCTTGAAAGAATCACAAAgcattaa
- a CDS encoding Transducin/WD40 repeat-like superfamily protein (Transducin/WD40 repeat-like superfamily protein; FUNCTIONS IN: protein phosphatase type 2A regulator activity, signal transducer activity; INVOLVED IN: signal transduction; LOCATED IN: protein phosphatase type 2A complex, heterotrimeric G-protein complex; EXPRESSED IN: sperm cell; CONTAINS InterPro DOMAIN/s: Protein phosphatase 2A, regulatory subunit PR55 (InterPro:IPR000009), WD40 repeat 2 (InterPro:IPR019782), WD40 repeat (InterPro:IPR001680), G-protein beta WD-40 repeat, region (InterPro:IPR020472), WD40 repeat-like-containing domain (InterPro:IPR011046), WD40-repeat-containing domain (InterPro:IPR017986), WD40/YVTN repeat-like-containing domain (InterPro:IPR015943), WD40 repeat, subgroup (InterPro:IPR019781); BEST Arabidopsis thaliana protein match is: Transducin/WD40 repeat-like superfamily protein (TAIR:AT1G64610.2); Has 34005 Blast hits to 22076 proteins in 685 species: Archae - 42; Bacteria - 5652; Metazoa - 12986; Fungi - 7325; Plants - 3866; Viruses - 0; Other Eukaryotes - 4134 (source: NCBI BLink).): protein MMSVGRSEVVVDDLFFDSSDVLSIGEQVVVEEEEVEEAEFQVWSGEPISVEERRVRFLKKMGLLEERCLERMVSDYSDEVTSSSSDSSLCDSGLQCCVREENYGSTTSISDEELEGVDDDDDDSEEISSNASTSPSRSSSKKSAKKWLFNCFSAGVKDKDFKYKSSEETMSKVKVKTNKKSHVELSAAYMVQKINGHKGKIWTLKFSPDGKYLATGGEDGVVKIWRITLSDSLLASFLRQQEPINQQAALVLFPQKAFHIEETPFQELYGHTGDVLDLAWSDSNLLLSASKDKTVRLWRTGCDQCLHVFHHNNYVTCVEFNPVNKNNFASGSIDGKARIWGLSEERVVAWTDVRDSISAISYQPNGNGFVVGCITGNCRFYQILDNDVIMDEQILIRGRNRITAVEFCPGSSEKILVSSEDSKVRIFDKTQMIHKFKAPSNFGRQSSASFVSSTGKHILSVRRGVGVYLWNNDAFPSRKGAKSSRSFEYFHSPGVSAVAAWTQPETKVSKVAGDDEESRRVMRKIQSSGRLSRSCRVTATWPEEKLLMNVGSYDSNLPVGEFDLAEAWRLVIVTVSLDGMIRTFHNYGLPRTF, encoded by the exons ATGATGAGTGTGGGAAGAagtgaagttgttgttgatgatttgtTCTTTGATTCATCTGATGTTTTGTCTATTGGTGAACAAGtagtagtagaagaagaagaagtagaagaagcagagtTTCAAGTTTGGTCTGGTGAGCCAATTAGTGTTGAGGAACGTCGTGTACGGTTTCTCAAGAAAATGGGTTTATTAGAAGAGAGGTGTCTGGAGAGGATGGTAAGCGATTACAGTGATGAGGTTACTagttcttcttcagattcatcTCTCTGTGATAGTGGATTGCAGTGTTGTGTTAGAGAGGAGAACTATGGATCAACTACTTCAATCTCTGATGAGGAACTAGAAGGagtggatgatgatgatgatgattcagaaGAAATCTCAAGTAATGCTTCCACCAGTCCATCGCGGAGTTCCAGCAAGAAAAGCGCGAAAAAATGGTTGTTCAATTGCTTTTCAGCAGGAGTGAAGGATAAAGATTTCAAATACAAATCAAGTGAAGAGACAATGAGCAAAGTGAAAGTGAAGACTAACAAGAAGAGTCATGTAGAGTTATCTGCAGCTTACATGGTACAAAAGATTAATGGACACAAAGGGAAAATTTGGACATTAAAGTTTAGTCCTGATGGTAAATACTTAGCAACCGGAGGCGAAGATGGAGTTGTAAAGATATGGCGAATCACGCTATCGGATTCTCTACTCGCCTCTTTTCTTCGACAACAAGAACCAATAAACCAACAAGCAGCATTGGTTCTGTTTCCTCAGAAAGCTTTTCATATCGAAGAAACACCGTTTCAAGAACTTTATGGTCATACCGGAGATGTCTTGGACTTAGCATGGTCAGACTCAAAT TTGCTTCTTTCAGCTTCTAAAGACAAGACAGTTCGGTTATGGAGAACTGGTTGTGATCAATGTCTTCATGTCTTCCATCATAACAACTACG TGACTTGCGTTGAATTCAATCCTGTAAATAAGAACAACTTCGCAAGTGGGTCTATAGATGGAAAAGCTCGAATCTGGGGTTTGTCAGAAGAAAGAGTTGTCGCTTGGACCGATGTTCGTGATTCCATTTCTGCAATCTCTTACCAACCAAACGGAAAT GGGTTTGTTGTTGGTTGCATCACTGGGAACTGTAGGTTCTATCAAATCTTAGATAACGATGTGATAATGGATGAACAGATTCTTATCCGGGGAAGGAATAGAATCACCGCCGTGGAGTTTTGTCCTGGAAGCTCCGAGAAAATTTTAGTATCTTCTGAAGATTCGAAAGTTCGAATATttgacaaaacacaaatgattCACAAATTCAAag cTCCATCGAATTTTGGGAGACAATCGTCGGCGTCGTTTGTTTCTTCCACcggaaaacatattttatcaGTTAGACGAGGTGTCGGAGTTTATCTCTGGAACAACGATGCGTTTCCTTCGAGGAAAGGCGCAAAATCGTCGCGTTCTTTCGAGTATTTTCATTCGCCGGGGGTTTCCGCGGTGGCGGCTTGGACTCAACCGGAAACAAAAGTGTCGAAAGTAGCcggtgatgatgaagaatcaCGGCGCGTTATGAGAAAAATACAGAGCTCTGGGAGATTGTCTCGCTCCTGTCGTGTTACCGCCACGTGGCCGGAGGAGAAGCTCCTTATGAATGTAGGAAGTTACGATAGTAACCTTCCCGTCGGCGAGTTTGATCTTGCCGAGGCGTGGAGACTGGTGATCGTGACCGTGAGCTTGGATGGGATGATTAGGACATTCCATAACTATGGACTGCCACGTACATTTTAG
- the TBL7 gene encoding TRICHOME BIREFRINGENCE-LIKE 7 (TRICHOME BIREFRINGENCE-LIKE 7 (TBL7); CONTAINS InterPro DOMAIN/s: Protein of unknown function DUF231, plant (InterPro:IPR004253); BEST Arabidopsis thaliana protein match is: Plant protein of unknown function (DUF828) (TAIR:AT3G06080.2); Has 1333 Blast hits to 1318 proteins in 28 species: Archae - 0; Bacteria - 0; Metazoa - 0; Fungi - 4; Plants - 1329; Viruses - 0; Other Eukaryotes - 0 (source: NCBI BLink).), producing MSNFTKSSSFNRRALSSLAIESPRNSSSSVFTSPIGSAFASPRSQNFGGSPRPSTNRLKEISYLFQVLIIAGTIVSFLVIIAGGYLYVVPSLGQTFLGYNGALEFNSSVVGDTECDIFDGNWVVDDNYPLYNASECPFVEKGFNCLGNGRGHDEYLKWRWKPKHCTVPRFEVRDVLKRLRGKRIVFVGDSMSRTQWESLICMLMTGLEDKRSVYEVNGNNITKRIRFLGVRFSSYNFTVEFYRSVFLVQPGRLRWHAPKRVKSTLKLDVLDVINHEWSSADFLIFNTGQWWVPGKLFETGCYFQVGNSLRLGMSIPAAYRVALETWASWIESTVDPNKTRVLFRTFEPSHWSDHRSCNVTKYPAPDTEGRDKSIFSEMIKEVVKNMTIPVSILDVTSMSAFRSDGHVGLWSDNPLVPDCSHWCLPGVPDIWNEILLFFLFRQPVQ from the exons atgagtAATTTCACCAAGAGTTCATCATTCAATAGAAGGGCATTGAGTTCCTTAGCTATAGAAAGCCCTAGGAACTCATCTTCTAGTGTCTTCACTAGTCCCATTGGCTCAGCTTTCGCTAGCCCGAGATCACAGAACTTTGGAGGAAGTCCACGCCCTTCTACGAACCGGTTAAAAGAGATCTCATATTTGTTTCAGGTGCTTATCATCGCTGGAACTATTGTGTCGTTTCTTGTTATCATCGCTGGAGGTTATTTGTATGTTGTTCCTAGCCTTGGTCAAACGTTCTTAGGTTACAATGGGGCATTGGAGTTTAACAGCTCTGTTGTGGGTGATACAGAATGTGATATCTTCGATGGGAATTGGGTTGTTGACGATAACTACCCGTTATATAACGCTTCGGAGTGTCCATTTGTAGAGAAAGGGTTCAATTGCTTAGGGAATGGGCGTGGACACGATGAGTATTTGAAGTGGAGGTGGAAGCCTAAGCATTGTACTGTTCCAAGATTTGAAGTACGTGATGTATTGAAGAGATTAAGAGGGAAAAGGATAGTTTTTGTGGGAGATTCGATGAGTAGGACGCAGTGGGAGTCTTTGATATGCATGTTGATGACAGGGTTGGAAGATAAAAGGAGTGTTTATGAAGTCAATGGGAACAATATTACGAAAAGGATACGGTTTTTGGGTGTGAGGTTTAGCTCCTACAATTTTACAGTTGAGTTTTACCGATCGGTTTTCTTAGTTCAGCCTGGGAGGCTGCGTTGGCACGCACCGAAACGTGTTAAGTCAACGTTAAAGTTAGATGTTTTAGATGTTATTAACCACGAATGGAGCTCAGCTGATTTTCTCATATTCAATACTGGTCAATGGTGGGTGCCTGGGAAGCTTTTCGAAAC GGGATGTTACTTTCAGGTTGGAAATTCACTGAGGCTCGGAATGTCAATTCCTGCAGCGTATAGAGTAGCATTAGAGACATGGGCATCATGGATAGAGAGTACAGTTGATCCAAACAAAACTCGGGTTTTGTTTCGTACATTTGAGCCATCGCATTGGAG tgATCATAGATCATGCAATGTGACAAAGTATCCAGCCCCAGACACTGAAGGAAGAGACAAAAGCATATTCTCTGAAATGATCAAAGAAGTAGTTAAGAACATGACGATTCCGGTATCAATATTGGATGTAACTTCGATGTCAGCGTTTAGAAGCGATGGTCATGTCGGTTTATGGAGCGATAATCCTTTGGTACCTGATTGTAGTCATTGGTGTCTACCTGGAGTACCTGATATCTGGAATGAGATCttgctcttcttcctctttagACAACCA GTTCAGTGA